Proteins encoded together in one Halomarina salina window:
- a CDS encoding aldehyde dehydrogenase family protein produces MSQQVTETHDHYIAGGFDEGDGDDTFDSVNPATGETIGTFRRGTESDVERAVASANDAFEEWRSLSHIDRAEYLWDIYHELKERHEELGEIVTKECGKEISEGKADVTEAWHMVEWAAGDARHPKGDVVPSEIPAKDAYMRRKPRGVVGCITPWNFPVAIPFWHMAVALVEGNTVVWKPAEQTPMCGQIIAEMFEESGIPEGVFNMVQGFGDAGSRIVDHEDVNAVLFTGSAEVGHEVAQKVAEQPGTMAACEMGGKNGIVVTEKADLDVAVHSAVMSSFKTTGQRCVSSERLVVHEDVYDEFKERFVEVAKEVSVGDPLDEGTFMGPAIEPEHVEKIRKYNDLAREEATEVLVDRTDLDDSEIPEGHEDGNWVGPFVYEVEYDDEGEQRSIREEVFGPHVALMSYSGDIERAVDVHNDTPYGLAGAIISEDYRQINYFRDRAEIGLAYGNLPCIGAEVHLPFGGVKKSGNGYPSAREVIEAVTERTAWTLNNSKDIQMAQGLSADIKTSSDDD; encoded by the coding sequence ATGAGCCAACAGGTCACCGAGACGCACGACCACTACATCGCCGGCGGGTTCGACGAGGGCGACGGCGACGACACGTTCGACTCCGTCAACCCCGCGACCGGCGAGACCATCGGGACGTTCCGACGCGGCACCGAGAGCGACGTCGAGCGCGCGGTCGCGTCGGCGAACGACGCCTTCGAGGAGTGGCGCTCGCTGTCGCACATCGACCGCGCGGAGTACCTCTGGGACATCTACCACGAACTGAAGGAGCGCCACGAGGAACTCGGCGAAATCGTCACCAAGGAGTGCGGGAAGGAGATTTCGGAGGGGAAGGCCGACGTCACCGAGGCCTGGCACATGGTCGAGTGGGCCGCCGGCGACGCCCGCCACCCGAAGGGCGACGTGGTCCCGAGCGAGATTCCCGCGAAGGACGCCTACATGCGCCGCAAGCCGCGGGGCGTCGTCGGCTGTATCACGCCGTGGAACTTCCCGGTCGCCATCCCGTTCTGGCACATGGCCGTCGCGCTGGTCGAGGGCAACACGGTCGTCTGGAAGCCCGCCGAGCAGACCCCGATGTGCGGCCAGATCATCGCCGAGATGTTCGAGGAGAGCGGCATCCCCGAAGGCGTGTTCAACATGGTCCAGGGGTTCGGTGACGCAGGGTCGCGCATCGTCGACCACGAGGACGTCAACGCCGTGCTGTTCACCGGCAGCGCCGAGGTCGGCCACGAGGTCGCCCAGAAGGTCGCCGAACAGCCCGGCACGATGGCGGCCTGCGAGATGGGCGGGAAGAACGGCATCGTCGTCACGGAGAAGGCGGACCTCGACGTCGCCGTCCACTCCGCCGTCATGTCCTCGTTCAAGACGACCGGCCAGCGCTGTGTCTCCTCCGAGCGCCTCGTCGTCCACGAGGACGTCTACGACGAGTTCAAGGAACGGTTCGTCGAGGTGGCGAAGGAGGTCTCCGTCGGCGACCCGCTCGACGAGGGGACCTTCATGGGTCCGGCCATCGAACCCGAGCACGTCGAGAAGATACGGAAGTACAACGACCTCGCCCGCGAGGAGGCCACCGAGGTGCTCGTCGACCGCACCGACCTCGACGACAGCGAGATTCCCGAGGGCCACGAGGACGGCAACTGGGTCGGCCCGTTCGTCTACGAGGTCGAGTACGACGACGAGGGCGAGCAGCGCTCCATCCGCGAGGAGGTGTTCGGCCCGCACGTCGCCCTGATGAGCTACAGCGGCGACATCGAGCGCGCCGTCGACGTCCACAACGACACGCCGTACGGCCTCGCCGGAGCCATCATCAGCGAGGACTACCGCCAGATCAACTACTTCCGCGACCGGGCGGAGATCGGTCTCGCCTACGGCAACCTGCCGTGCATCGGCGCGGAGGTCCACCTGCCGTTCGGCGGCGTCAAGAAGTCCGGGAACGGCTACCCGAGCGCCCGCGAGGTCATCGAGGCCGTCACCGAGCGCACCGCCTGGACGCTCAACAACTCGAAGGACATCCAGATGGCGCAGGGTCTCTCTGCCGACATCAAGACGTCGTCCGACGACGACTGA
- a CDS encoding pyridoxal phosphate-dependent aminotransferase, which yields MTAFSGRVEQVSISGIRKVFEAAGEDAINLGLGQPDFPTPEHARDAAVEAIQSGAADAYTSNKGTRELREAIAAKHDRDNGFSVHPRDVIATAGGSEALHIALEAHVDPGEEVIFPDPGFVSYDALTRIAGGTPKPVELREDLTMAPEAVEEAITDDTAVFVVNSPSNPTGAVQSEADMREFARIADEHDVLCLTDEVYERLVFEGEHHSPMAFAETDNVVVVNACSKTYSMTGWRLGWVTASERRIERMLRVHQYVQACASAPAQYAAEAALSGPQGVVDEMREAFEERRNVLRDGLNDMGLDTPTPAGAFYAMPRVPDGWCEAVIDRGVVVVPGDAFGAGGAGHARISYAVNVETLKEALEIMHDATESVR from the coding sequence ATGACGGCATTCTCCGGACGGGTCGAACAGGTCTCCATCAGCGGCATCAGGAAGGTGTTCGAGGCGGCGGGCGAGGACGCCATCAACCTCGGGCTGGGCCAACCCGACTTCCCGACGCCCGAACACGCCCGCGACGCGGCCGTCGAGGCCATCCAGTCCGGGGCGGCCGACGCCTACACCTCCAACAAGGGGACCCGCGAGTTGCGTGAGGCCATCGCCGCGAAACACGACCGGGACAACGGCTTCTCCGTCCACCCGCGGGACGTCATCGCCACCGCCGGCGGGAGCGAAGCGCTCCACATCGCGCTGGAGGCCCACGTCGACCCCGGAGAGGAGGTCATCTTCCCGGACCCCGGCTTCGTCTCCTACGACGCGCTGACGCGCATCGCGGGGGGCACGCCGAAACCGGTCGAACTTCGCGAGGACCTGACGATGGCCCCCGAGGCCGTCGAGGAGGCCATCACCGACGACACGGCCGTCTTCGTCGTCAACTCGCCGTCGAACCCGACCGGCGCGGTCCAGTCGGAAGCGGACATGCGCGAATTCGCCCGCATCGCCGACGAACACGACGTGCTCTGTCTCACCGACGAGGTGTACGAGCGACTGGTGTTCGAGGGCGAACACCACTCGCCGATGGCGTTCGCCGAGACGGACAACGTCGTCGTCGTCAACGCCTGCTCGAAGACGTACTCGATGACCGGGTGGCGACTCGGCTGGGTCACCGCCAGCGAGCGCCGCATCGAGCGGATGCTCCGGGTCCACCAGTACGTCCAGGCCTGCGCCTCCGCCCCGGCGCAGTACGCCGCCGAAGCCGCACTCTCGGGACCGCAGGGCGTCGTCGACGAGATGCGCGAGGCGTTCGAGGAGCGCCGGAACGTCCTCCGAGACGGCCTCAACGACATGGGCCTCGACACGCCGACCCCCGCCGGGGCGTTCTACGCGATGCCGCGCGTCCCCGACGGCTGGTGCGAGGCGGTCATCGACCGCGGCGTCGTCGTCGTCCCCGGCGACGCGTTCGGCGCTGGCGGTGCTGGCCACGCCCGCATCTCCTACGCGGTCAACGTCGAGACGCTGAAGGAGGCGCTGGAGATCATGCACGACGCGACAGAGAGCGTTCGATAG
- a CDS encoding UbiA family prenyltransferase, which yields MSIARHGSGASADLRALLSQVHPVFMLPPVAASAFGAVLARSFDPGVAILYAVVVFSALFVAHVKDGYVDFHVRGEDDDHPLTARGCRLAIAGASTVFFTGLVAVFALVGPIAAALTLPGWLIGYHHAPQLDTNPVTATTGYPAGIGFALLGGYYVQAEALTATVVAFAAVFVVVLSGIKVIDDAKDYEYDRSISKRTVAVVLGRERARTAAFALMATGLLAVTALAVLTPVFPTSSVLAVGVFAAVASLTRRMDSATTTAVLIRGSYLFLAALVVAVWFRPLG from the coding sequence ATGAGCATCGCACGACACGGGAGCGGTGCATCGGCCGACCTCCGGGCACTCCTCTCGCAGGTCCACCCGGTGTTCATGCTCCCGCCGGTCGCCGCCAGCGCGTTCGGTGCCGTGCTCGCTCGCTCGTTCGACCCCGGCGTGGCGATCCTGTACGCCGTCGTCGTGTTCAGTGCGCTGTTCGTCGCCCACGTCAAGGACGGCTACGTGGACTTCCACGTCCGCGGCGAGGACGACGACCACCCGCTGACCGCTCGGGGCTGTCGCCTCGCCATCGCGGGTGCGTCGACGGTGTTCTTCACGGGACTGGTGGCCGTCTTCGCGCTCGTGGGGCCGATCGCCGCCGCGCTCACTCTGCCGGGGTGGCTCATCGGCTACCACCACGCTCCGCAGCTCGACACGAACCCCGTCACGGCGACGACGGGCTACCCCGCCGGTATCGGGTTCGCGCTCCTCGGGGGCTACTACGTCCAGGCGGAGGCGCTGACGGCGACCGTCGTCGCGTTCGCCGCCGTGTTCGTCGTCGTCCTCTCGGGCATCAAGGTCATCGACGACGCGAAGGACTACGAGTACGACCGCTCCATCTCGAAGCGAACCGTCGCGGTCGTCCTCGGGCGGGAACGAGCCCGAACGGCCGCCTTCGCGCTGATGGCGACGGGACTGCTCGCCGTCACCGCGCTGGCCGTCCTCACGCCGGTGTTCCCGACCAGCAGCGTCCTCGCCGTCGGCGTGTTCGCCGCGGTGGCGTCGCTGACCCGACGGATGGACTCGGCGACGACGACGGCCGTACTGATTCGCGGGTCGTACCTGTTCCTCGCGGCGCTCGTCGTCGCGGTGTGGTTCCGGCCGCTCGGCTGA
- a CDS encoding redox-regulated ATPase YchF, translated as MLSVALAGKPNAGKSTFYRAATLADVDVGNYPFTTIDPNRGVSYVRTDCPCLALDERCGNEHCHDGKRYVPIELLDVAGLVPGAHEGRGLGNQFLDALSNADVILNVVDASGGTNAEGEPVEVGSYDPVEDVDFVEEEMDLWLAGIVSRNWESVERQSRSPEFSLEDALTDLLTGIGASEGDVAATLRTVEYPDDPIQWDDADRERLARDLRQRSKPIIVVANKADVAPAENLARLREAADVVVPATAEGELALRQAGKSGLVDYDPGDEDFAITGDLSAQQERGLEQIREVMTEWGGTGVQTALDTAVYDFLDHFTAYPVQNESKWTDGQGNVLPDAFLLPRGSTPTDLAFAVHTDIGDGYLHAVDARENRRIGEDHELEEGDVVKIVSTAS; from the coding sequence ATGCTCTCTGTCGCGCTGGCGGGCAAGCCCAACGCCGGCAAGTCCACGTTCTACCGGGCGGCGACGCTCGCGGACGTCGACGTGGGCAACTACCCGTTCACGACCATCGACCCGAACCGGGGGGTCAGCTACGTCCGGACGGACTGCCCCTGTCTCGCCCTCGACGAGCGCTGTGGCAACGAACACTGCCACGACGGGAAACGCTACGTCCCCATCGAGTTGCTCGACGTGGCGGGTCTCGTCCCCGGCGCACACGAGGGGCGCGGCCTGGGCAACCAGTTCCTCGACGCCCTGTCGAACGCCGACGTCATCCTCAACGTCGTCGACGCCTCCGGGGGGACGAACGCCGAGGGCGAACCGGTCGAGGTGGGGAGCTACGACCCCGTCGAGGACGTCGACTTCGTCGAGGAGGAGATGGACCTCTGGCTGGCGGGCATCGTCTCGCGCAACTGGGAGTCCGTCGAACGCCAGTCCCGTTCGCCGGAGTTCTCGCTGGAGGACGCGCTCACCGACCTGCTGACGGGCATCGGCGCGAGCGAGGGCGACGTCGCCGCCACCCTCCGGACGGTCGAGTACCCCGACGACCCCATCCAGTGGGACGACGCGGACCGCGAACGCCTCGCCCGCGACCTGCGCCAGCGCTCGAAGCCCATCATCGTCGTCGCCAACAAGGCCGACGTCGCACCCGCGGAGAACCTCGCCCGACTCCGGGAGGCCGCCGACGTCGTCGTCCCCGCCACCGCCGAGGGCGAACTGGCCCTCCGGCAGGCTGGCAAGTCCGGTCTCGTCGACTACGACCCCGGCGACGAGGACTTCGCCATCACGGGCGACCTCTCCGCCCAGCAGGAGCGCGGCCTCGAACAGATCCGCGAGGTGATGACAGAGTGGGGCGGCACGGGCGTTCAGACCGCCCTCGACACCGCCGTCTACGACTTCCTCGACCACTTCACCGCCTATCCCGTCCAGAACGAGTCGAAGTGGACCGACGGACAGGGCAACGTCCTCCCGGACGCCTTCCTCCTCCCGCGCGGGTCGACGCCGACGGACCTCGCGTTCGCCGTCCACACCGACATCGGTGACGGCTACCTCCACGCCGTCGACGCCCGCGAGAACCGTCGCATCGGCGAGGACCACGAACTGGAGGAGGGCGACGTGGTGAAGATCGTCTCGACGGCGTCGTAG